In one window of Vibrio sp. JC009 DNA:
- the pnp gene encoding polyribonucleotide nucleotidyltransferase, with the protein MFANPVVKTFKYGNHTVTLETGVIARQATAAVMVTMDDTAVFVSVVGKKEAVEGQDFFPLTVNYQERTYAAGKIPGGFFKREGRPSEGETLTARLIDRPIRPLFPDEFKNEVQVIATVVSVNPDVQPDIVTMIGTSAALAISGIPFNGPIGSARVGHIDGQLVLNPSQTELESSRLDLVVAGTEGAVLMVESEADNLTEEEMLSAVVYGHDQQQAVITAINEFAAEVATPAWDWVAPEENTALKTKIAELAEAKLVEAYQITEKMARYDRINEISAEVNEVLLAEDPEANTKEIHTIFHDLEKTVVRRSIIAGNPRIDGREKDMVRALDVRTGVLPRTHGSALFTRGETQAMVTATLGTQRDAQIIDELTGERKDHFLLHYNFPPYCVGETGFVGSPKRREIGHGKLAKRGIAAVMPSVEEFPYTVRVVSEITESNGSSSMASVCGTSLALMDAGVPIKSSVAGIAMGLVKEGDDFVVLSDILGDEDHLGDMDFKVAGTNTGVTALQMDIKIEGITKEIMQIALNQAQGARKHILTVMDEAISGAREEISEFAPRIHTMKISAEKIKDVIGKGGAVIRQLTEETGTTIEIEDDGTIKIAATDGDQAKDAIRRIEEITAEVEVGRIYTGKVARLADFGAFVTVLPGKDGLVHISQIADKRIEKVADYLSEGQEVKVKVLEIDRQGRVRLSMKEAVEKPAEADSAAEGSAPEAE; encoded by the coding sequence ATGTTCGCGAATCCAGTCGTAAAAACATTTAAGTACGGTAACCACACCGTAACTCTAGAAACTGGCGTAATTGCACGTCAGGCAACTGCTGCCGTAATGGTAACAATGGACGATACAGCCGTATTCGTTTCTGTTGTTGGTAAAAAAGAAGCAGTAGAAGGTCAGGACTTTTTCCCTCTGACAGTTAACTACCAGGAGCGTACTTACGCAGCAGGTAAAATCCCTGGCGGTTTCTTCAAGCGTGAAGGTCGTCCTTCTGAAGGCGAAACTCTGACAGCTCGTCTTATCGACCGTCCAATCCGTCCGCTATTCCCTGACGAGTTCAAAAACGAAGTACAGGTAATTGCTACAGTTGTTTCTGTAAACCCGGACGTTCAGCCAGATATCGTTACCATGATTGGTACTTCTGCTGCTCTTGCTATCTCTGGTATCCCGTTTAACGGTCCTATCGGCTCTGCTCGTGTTGGTCACATTGATGGTCAGCTGGTTCTTAACCCAAGCCAGACTGAGCTGGAATCTTCTCGCCTTGACCTTGTTGTTGCAGGTACAGAAGGTGCAGTACTGATGGTTGAATCTGAAGCAGACAACCTGACTGAAGAAGAGATGCTTTCAGCGGTTGTATATGGTCACGATCAGCAGCAAGCTGTTATCACTGCTATCAACGAATTTGCAGCAGAAGTAGCTACTCCAGCGTGGGATTGGGTTGCTCCTGAAGAGAACACAGCGCTTAAGACTAAGATTGCTGAACTGGCAGAAGCTAAGCTTGTTGAGGCTTATCAGATCACTGAGAAAATGGCTCGTTATGATCGTATCAATGAGATCTCTGCAGAAGTAAACGAAGTTCTGCTGGCTGAAGATCCTGAAGCGAACACGAAAGAAATTCACACTATCTTCCACGATCTGGAGAAGACGGTTGTACGTCGCAGCATCATCGCTGGTAACCCACGTATCGACGGCCGTGAAAAAGATATGGTTCGTGCGCTTGACGTTCGTACTGGCGTTCTTCCTCGTACACACGGCAGCGCGCTATTTACCCGTGGTGAAACTCAGGCAATGGTTACAGCAACGCTTGGTACTCAGCGTGATGCTCAGATCATTGACGAGCTGACTGGCGAGCGTAAAGATCACTTCCTGCTTCACTACAACTTCCCTCCATACTGTGTTGGTGAAACTGGCTTTGTTGGTTCTCCTAAGCGTCGTGAAATCGGCCACGGTAAACTGGCTAAGCGCGGTATTGCTGCGGTAATGCCTTCAGTTGAAGAATTCCCGTACACAGTACGCGTTGTTTCTGAAATCACAGAATCTAACGGTTCATCTTCAATGGCTTCTGTATGTGGTACTTCTCTGGCTCTTATGGACGCTGGTGTGCCAATCAAGTCTTCTGTTGCGGGTATCGCAATGGGTCTTGTTAAAGAAGGCGACGACTTTGTTGTTCTTTCTGACATCCTGGGTGACGAAGACCACCTTGGTGACATGGACTTTAAAGTAGCAGGTACTAACACTGGTGTTACTGCTCTTCAGATGGATATCAAGATTGAAGGTATCACTAAAGAGATCATGCAGATCGCTCTGAACCAGGCACAGGGTGCTCGTAAGCACATCCTGACTGTGATGGACGAAGCAATCTCTGGTGCTCGTGAAGAGATCTCTGAGTTCGCTCCTCGCATTCACACAATGAAGATCAGCGCTGAGAAGATCAAAGACGTAATCGGTAAAGGTGGTGCAGTTATCCGTCAGCTGACTGAAGAGACTGGTACAACTATCGAAATCGAAGACGACGGTACTATCAAGATTGCTGCAACAGATGGTGACCAGGCGAAAGACGCTATCCGTCGTATCGAAGAGATCACTGCAGAAGTTGAAGTTGGCCGCATCTATACTGGTAAGGTTGCACGTCTTGCTGACTTCGGTGCATTCGTTACCGTTCTTCCTGGTAAAGATGGCCTTGTTCACATCTCTCAGATTGCTGACAAGCGTATCGAGAAAGTGGCTGACTACCTGTCTGAAGGTCAGGAAGTTAAGGTTAAGGTTCTTGAGATTGACCGTCAGGGTCGTGTTCGTCTGAGCATGAAAGAAGCTGTTGAAAAACCAGCAGAAGCTGATTCAGCAGCGGAAGGTTCTGCACCAGAAGCAGAGTAA